The following coding sequences are from one Nymphalis io chromosome 5, ilAglIoxx1.1, whole genome shotgun sequence window:
- the LOC126768310 gene encoding endocuticle structural glycoprotein SgAbd-2-like: protein MKLFVVVSALVAMTYAAPQFQYQTQPQYQNQVIPIIRQTQEINPDGSYQYSYETGNGIAAQEQGYLKNPGIKDAEAQVAQGSYSYTSPEGLPISVNYIADENGFRAEGAHLPTPPPIPEAILRSLQYIQANPQQPQNQYQQGFRG from the exons atgaaattg TTCGTCGTAGTATCCGCCCTTGTGGCAATGACTTACGCAGCCCCGCAGTTCCAATATCAAACACAGCCTCAGTATCAGAATCAGGTGATCCCGATCATCAGACAAACACAGGAGATCAACCCTGATGGATCCTACCAATACAG CTACGAAACTGGCAACGGTATTGCTGCACAAGAACAAGGTTACCTGAAGAACCCTGGAATCAAAGATGCCGAGGCGCAGGTTGCTCAAGGTTCATACAGCTACACATCCCCTGAAGGTCTCCCAATCTCAGTGAACTACATCGCTGATGAGAACG GTTTCCGTGCTGAAGGTGCTCATTTGCCTACTCCTCCTCCCATCCCTGAAGCGATCCTTCGCTCCCTCCAATACATCCAAGCTAATCCCCAACAACCCCAGAACCAATACCAACAAGGGTTCCGCGGCTAA